The following coding sequences are from one Cystobacter fuscus DSM 2262 window:
- the xth gene encoding exodeoxyribonuclease III, producing MKIAAWNVNSVRARLDRLVEWLKNTQPDVVCLQELKCTDAEFPREAVLEAGYHAAVHGQKTYNGVAILARTPPQDVVSGLSDGVEDSHARVIAATVDGVRVVSVYAPNGQQVDSPAYVYKLEFYARLRRYLDTRHKPGEPLALCGDWNVAPEDLDVWDPVAWQGQTLFTEKEKAAWRELCAFGLTDTFRSLYPAEKKFSWWDYRMLAFQKNQGVRIDHVLATGPLVKRLTAAGVDREARKGKQPSDHAPVWAEFKAG from the coding sequence ATGAAGATCGCTGCCTGGAACGTGAACTCGGTCCGCGCCCGGCTGGACCGGCTGGTGGAGTGGTTGAAGAACACTCAGCCCGACGTGGTGTGCCTTCAGGAGTTGAAGTGCACCGACGCCGAGTTTCCGCGGGAGGCCGTGTTGGAGGCGGGCTACCACGCGGCGGTGCACGGGCAGAAGACGTACAACGGGGTGGCCATCCTGGCGCGCACGCCTCCCCAGGACGTGGTGAGTGGCCTGTCCGACGGAGTGGAGGACTCGCACGCGCGGGTGATCGCCGCCACGGTGGACGGGGTGCGGGTGGTGAGCGTGTACGCGCCCAACGGGCAGCAGGTGGACTCGCCCGCGTACGTCTACAAGCTGGAGTTCTACGCGCGGCTGCGGCGCTACCTGGACACGCGGCACAAGCCGGGCGAGCCGCTCGCGCTCTGCGGGGACTGGAACGTGGCGCCCGAGGACCTCGACGTGTGGGATCCGGTGGCGTGGCAGGGGCAGACGCTCTTCACCGAGAAGGAGAAGGCGGCGTGGCGGGAGCTGTGCGCTTTCGGCCTGACGGACACGTTCCGCTCGCTGTACCCGGCCGAGAAGAAGTTCAGCTGGTGGGACTACCGGATGCTGGCCTTCCAGAAGAACCAGGGCGTGCGCATCGACCACGTGCTCGCGACCGGGCCGCTGGTGAAGCGGCTGACGGCGGCGGGAGTGGATCGCGAGGCGCGCAAGGGCAAGCAGCCCTCGGATCACGCGCCGGTGTGGGCCGAGTTCAAGGCCGGCTGA